The Pseudomonas viciae genomic interval CGCTCCCTGGTACTGCTGAAAATCGCCGACCGTATCGAACAGAACCTGGAAATCCTTGCCGTCAGCGAAACCTGGGACAACGGCAAGGCCGTACGCGAAACCCTCAATGCCGACGTGCCGCTGTCGGCCGATCATTTCCGTTACTTCGCCGGTTGCATCCGCGCCCAAGAGGGCGGGGCCGCCGAGATCAACGAGCTGACCACGGCGTATCACTTCCATGAGCCGCTGGGCGTGGTCGGGCAGATCATCCCGTGGAACTTTCCGCTGCTGATGGCCGCTTGGAAGCTCGCCCCGGCCCTGGCCGCTGGCAACTGCATCGTGCTCAAACCAGCGGAGCAGACACCGCTGTCGATCACGGTGTTCATCGAGCTGATCGCCGACCTGCTGCCCGCCGGGGTGTTGAACATCGTCCATGGCTTCGGTCGCGAAGCCGGTGAAGCCCTGGCCACCAGTAAACGCATCGCCAAGATCGCCTTTACCGGCTCGACACCGATCGGTTCGCACATCATGAAATGTGCAGCCGAAAACATCATTCCGTCCACCGTCGAGTTGGGCGGCAAGTCGCCGAACATCTTCTTCGAAGACATCATGCAAGCCGAGCCGGCCTTCATTGAAAAAGCCGCCGAAGGCCTGGTGCTGGCATTCTTCAACCAGGGCGAAGTCTGCACCTGTCCGTCTCGGGCGTTGGTGCAGGAGTCGATCTACGAATCGTTCATGGCCGTGGTCATGAAGAAGATCGCCAAGATCAAGCGCGGCGACCCGCTGGACACTGAAACCATGGTCGGCGCCCAGGCCTCCGAGCAACAGTACGACAAGATTCTTTCGTACCTGGAGATTGCCCGGGAAGAGGGCGCCGAGCTGCTCACCGGCGGTGCGGCCGAGCGACTTGAGGGTGATTTGTCGGGCGGCTATTACATCCAGCCGACCCTGCTCAAGGGCCACAACAAAATGCGTGTGTTCCAGGAAGAAATCTTCGGCCCGGTGGTGGGCGTGACCACCTTCAAGGACGAAGCCGAAGCGCTGGCAATCGCCAACGATACCGAGTTCGGCCTTGGCGCCGGCCTCTGGACCCGCGACATCAACCGCGCCTACCGCATGGGCCGGGCGATCAAGGCCGGTCGCGTCTGGACCAACTGCTACCACCTGTACCCGGCCCATGCCGCGTTCGGTGGCTACAAGAAGTCCGGCGTCGGCCGCGAAACCCACAAGATGATGCTCGATCACTACCAGCAGACCAAGAACCTGCTGGTGAGCTATGACATCAATCCGCTGGGGTTCTTCTAACCCAGCAACACCGCAAAACCCAATGTGGGAGCGGGCTTGCTCGCGAAAGCGGCGGAACAGTCACTCGATCAGTGTCTGATCCACCGTCTTCGCGAGCAAGCCCGTTCCCACATTGTTGGATGTGTGCAGGCCAAACATTGCTACCAACGCACCCCACCCACCGCTTCGAAAGTAGCATTCGAGCCCTGGGCACGGCGTGCATTAATGACCTTGCCGGAATTGCCCGGTACAAGAAGAGGAAAGACCCATGTGGACTAAACCCGCGTTTACCGACCTGCGTATTGGCTTTGAAGTGACGATGTACTTCGCCAACCGATAAGGGCAGGCCCGGCCTGATGCGTTCAGGCCGGGCTCACCATTTGGTCTGATTGCAATCACGGTGGGATGCTTTAGGCTCAGGGGATCCCAAGACAATAAGAACAGGCTTACCGATGAGCCAGAGTCTCAGTCCGCTGCGCAAGTTCGTTTCCCCCGAAATCATGTTCGGTGCCGGTTGCCGGCACAATGTTGGCAATTACGCCAAGACGTTCGGCGCGCGCAAGGTGCTGATCGTCACCGATCCCGGCGTGATCGCTGCCGGATGGGTGGCCGATGTCGAGGCCAGCCTCCAGGCCCAGGCTATTGATTACTGTATCTACAGCGCGGTCTCGCCCAATCCCCGGGTCGAGGAAGTGATGCTGGGTGCGGACCTGTACCGGGAAAACCACTGCGACGTCATCGTTGCGGTGGGTGGCGGCAGTCCGATGGACTGCGGCAAGGCCATTGGCATCGTCGTCGCCCATGGTCGCAATATCCTCGAATTCGAAGGCGTGGACATGCTGTACATGCCCAGCCCGCCGCTGATCCTGATTCCCACCACGGCCGGGACTTCGGCCGACGTGTCGCAGTTCGTGATCATCTCCAACCAGCAAGAACGCATGAAATTCTCCATCGTCAGCAAGGCGGCGGTGCCGGACGTGTCGCTGATCGACCCGGAAACGACCCTGAGCATGGATCCGTTCCTGTCGGCCTGTACCGGCATCGACGCGCTGGTACACGCCATCGAGGCGTTCGTATCCACCGGTCACGGCCCGCTCACCGACCCCCATGCGCTGGAGGCGATGCGGCTGATCAATGGCAATCTGGTGCAGATGATCGCCAACCCGGCGGACGTCGCCCTGCGGGAAAAGATCATGCTCGGCAGCATGCAGGCCGGGTTGGCGTTCTCCAACGCGATCCTCGGCGCGGTGCATGCGATGTCCCACAGCCTGGGCGGCTTCCTGGATTTGCCCCATGGCTTGTGCAACGCGGTACTGGTGGAGCATGTGGTGGCGTTCAACTACAACTCGGCGCCGGAGCGTTTCAAGGTGATTGCCG includes:
- a CDS encoding aldehyde dehydrogenase family protein, which produces MIYAQPGTPGAVVSFKPRYGNFIGGEFVAPVNGEYFTNTSPVNGEVIAQFPRSSAADIDKALDAAHAAADAWGKTSAQDRSLVLLKIADRIEQNLEILAVSETWDNGKAVRETLNADVPLSADHFRYFAGCIRAQEGGAAEINELTTAYHFHEPLGVVGQIIPWNFPLLMAAWKLAPALAAGNCIVLKPAEQTPLSITVFIELIADLLPAGVLNIVHGFGREAGEALATSKRIAKIAFTGSTPIGSHIMKCAAENIIPSTVELGGKSPNIFFEDIMQAEPAFIEKAAEGLVLAFFNQGEVCTCPSRALVQESIYESFMAVVMKKIAKIKRGDPLDTETMVGAQASEQQYDKILSYLEIAREEGAELLTGGAAERLEGDLSGGYYIQPTLLKGHNKMRVFQEEIFGPVVGVTTFKDEAEALAIANDTEFGLGAGLWTRDINRAYRMGRAIKAGRVWTNCYHLYPAHAAFGGYKKSGVGRETHKMMLDHYQQTKNLLVSYDINPLGFF
- the pqqA gene encoding pyrroloquinoline quinone precursor peptide PqqA — translated: MWTKPAFTDLRIGFEVTMYFANR
- the ercA gene encoding alcohol dehydrogenase-like regulatory protein ErcA — translated: MSQSLSPLRKFVSPEIMFGAGCRHNVGNYAKTFGARKVLIVTDPGVIAAGWVADVEASLQAQAIDYCIYSAVSPNPRVEEVMLGADLYRENHCDVIVAVGGGSPMDCGKAIGIVVAHGRNILEFEGVDMLYMPSPPLILIPTTAGTSADVSQFVIISNQQERMKFSIVSKAAVPDVSLIDPETTLSMDPFLSACTGIDALVHAIEAFVSTGHGPLTDPHALEAMRLINGNLVQMIANPADVALREKIMLGSMQAGLAFSNAILGAVHAMSHSLGGFLDLPHGLCNAVLVEHVVAFNYNSAPERFKVIAETLGIDCRGLNHRQIRTRLVEHLIALKHTIGFHETLGLHGVSTSDIPFLSQHAMHDPCILTNPRESSQRDVEVVYGEAL